From Besnoitia besnoiti strain Bb-Ger1 chromosome X, whole genome shotgun sequence, one genomic window encodes:
- a CDS encoding hypothetical protein (encoded by transcript BESB_017130): MTDASGELAKVERRRRKVEEELDSIRRIEDSIRERQIRYLEGRETPDVETRMDEVALNRGRILTDALSLFGGTKVNFEQSKVARIFKRSEKVITKDAIGILFKWLDNADEAAAVSSRSANLNTILGTLAVMSGLRKHKWVELAELGQQVYESTPRRRERDEDIPVEERNKFLKLVDDYLVILERLRRLHWKEVEYLDDFGLQLQNGSFPDTDELQDYMYTVLLDRVKTFAGRYGFHNRSITLLDQYRRYYVDFRASPHKWDTTDAWERLKTSTSEYDNYKAFLFTEELDKGVTAGMWPSHAIALFLY, from the coding sequence ATGACGGACGCATCAGGGGAGTTGGCGAAGGtggagcggcgaagaaggaaggtGGAGGAAGAATTGGATAGTATCAGGAGGATAGAAGACAGCAtcagagagaggcagataCGTTACCTGGAGGGCCGTGAAACACCCGACGTAGAGACGCGAATGGACGAAGTTGCATTGAACCGTGGCCGGATTTTGACGGATGCACTGAGTCTATTTGGGGGAACTAAAGTGAATTTTGAACAGAGCAAGGTCGCGCGTATATTTAAGCGCTCTGAAAAAGTCATCACAAAGGACGCCATCGGCATCCTCTTCAAGTGGTTAGACAACGCGgacgaagcagcagcagtgAGCTCGAGGAGCGCGAACCTGAACACGATCTTGGGTACGCTGGCTGTCATGAGCGGGCTCCGGAAGCATAAGTGGGTTGAATTAGCGGAGCTTGGACAGCAAGTTTATGAATCCACAcctcgaagaagagagcgggaTGAAGATATTCCAGTTGAAGAACGAAACAAGTTCCTCAAACTCGTCGACGACTACCTGGTCATCCTCGAGAGACTGCGGCGACTTCACTGGAAGGAAGTCGAATACCTCGACGACTTCGGGCTCCAGTTGCAAAATGGCAGTTTTCCCGACACTGATGAGCTGCAAGATTACATGTACACCGTTCTGCTTGACCGCGTTAAAACATTCGCGGGTCGGTACGGATTCCACAACAGAAGTATCACGCTGCTCGACCAGTATCGGCGCTACTATGTCGACTTCAGGGCCTCACCTCACAAGTGGGACACCACGGATGCCTGGGAGCGGCTGAAGACGTCGACGTCCGAATATGACAACTATAAGGCGTTCCTCTTCACGGAGGAGCTGGACAAAGGAGTGACTGCGGGAATGTGGCCGAGTCATGCGATTGCATTGTTTCTGTACTGA
- a CDS encoding hypothetical protein (encoded by transcript BESB_017120), whose amino-acid sequence MTDVSPELAKVEETRKNVEKELREIREVENRIRDLQLEQSEQKKEDDEGNIRNSVVSHAKLLADALNLYAGGEVSFDQDLVAETFRDSEQPIQNKATSILFRWLEKTDESSDENVKHQNLNTLRATLAVMSGLRKHKWVELVMLRKRIRESFPSRDNGEEEPVEKRNRRLKHVDDFLVILERLRRLHWKEIEYLDDFGLHLHRGAFPDDDDLQTYLYSSLLDRVQTYSGRYGFHNRSISTLDQIRRYYMDLRATSHMETNAVLWEDVRLALSAYDEYKVLSYADDLEKGVAAGLWPQLAVPLFLY is encoded by the coding sequence ATGACGGATGTGAGCCCCGAACTCGCGAAGGTGGAGGAGACACGGAAGAATGTAGAGAAGGAACTGAGAGAGATTCGAGAGGTGGAGAACCGCATTCGAGACTTGCAGCTGGAGCAGTCGGAACAGAAAAAGGAAGATGACGAGGGCAATATACGAAATAGTGTCGTGAGTCACGCAAAACTCCTTGCCGATGCTCTAAATCTttacgcaggcggcgaggtcAGCTTCGACCAAGATTTGGTCGCAGAGACGTTTAGGGATTCCGAGCAGCCTATCCAGAACAAAGCGACGTCAATCCTTTTTCGATGGCTGGAAAAGACTGATGAAAGCTCAGACGAAAACGTGAAGCATCAAAACTTGAACACGCTGAGAGCTACCTTGGCTGTCATGAGCGGCCTGCGGAAGCATAAGTGGGTGGAGCTTGTGATGCTTCGGAAACGAATTCGTGAATCTTTTCCCTCCAGAGATAATGGTGAAGAAGAGCCGGTTGAGAAGCGGAATCGGCGACTGAAGCATGTGGATGATTTCCTCGTCATCCTGGAGCGACTACGGCGTCTCCATTGGAAGGAAATTGAGTACCTGGACGACTTTGGCCTCCACTTGCATCGCGGTGCCTTTCCAGATGACGACGACCTGCAGACCTACTTGTACTCTTCATTGCTCGACCGTGTACAAACGTACAGCGGCCGGTACGGGTTCCACAATCGAAGTATTTCAACTCTGGATCAAATACGGCGGTATTACATGGATTTGCGAGCGACTTCCCACATGGAAACGAACGCAGTGCTTTGGGAGGACGTGAGGCTGGCGCTCTCAGCGTACGATGAATACAAAGTCCTCTCATATGCGGATGACTTGGAGAAAGGCGTTGCGGCTGGCCTGTGGCCTCAGCTTGCGGTACCGCTTTTCCTCTACTAG
- a CDS encoding carboxyvinyl-carboxyphosphonate phosphorylmutase (encoded by transcript BESB_017140) → MASVMHPGERLRRLMQSGCVMLPGAHDGMTARLACEAGFKGLYVSGAALSATQGVPDIGLLSLEDFTRAIAQAAAVTNLPILADADTGFGGTEMVRRTVFEYNRAGAAGLHIEDQEFPKKCGHLDGKSLIPLDAMEEKIRAAAAAAQECADGSFIICARTDARGVESIDAAVERAVRYAQAGADMIFPEGLQTEAEFQAFAHALAVLPGKAPFGGPYLLANMTEFGRTPLTLLTTFERLGYHAVIYPVSPLRVAMKGIKEMLVDLRKNGSVENSIDKMYTRQELYKTLKYTPAELWQFPSPSSANEEN, encoded by the exons ATGGCGTCTGTGATGCACCCCGGCGAAAGACTTCGCCGCCTCATGCAGAGCGGCTGCGTGATGCTCCCTGGCGCACACGACGGCATGACAGCGCGGCTTGCATGCGAGGCAGGTTTCAAGGGACTCTATGTCTCTGGAGCGGCATTGAGCGCGACTCAGGGAGTGCCAGACATTGGCCTTCTCAGCCTCGAGGACTTCACGCGCGCCATCGCCCAAGCAGCGGCTGTCACAAATCTCCCCATTCTCGCCG ACGCGGATACGGGTTTCGGCGGGACAGAGATGGTCAGGCGGACAGTTTTCGAATACAACCGCGCCGGTGCCGCGGGATTGCACATCGAGGACCAGGAGTTCCCGAAAAAGTGCGGGCATTTGGACGGGAAGTCCTTGATTCCTCTCGACGCCATGGAGGAAAAAATcagagcggccgcggccgctgcacaAGAGTGCGCAGACGGCTCCTTCATCATCTGCGCGCGCacagacgcccgcggcgttgAAA gcATTGACGCGGCAGTAGAACGCGCAGTTCGCTACGCGCAAGCTGGAGCGGACATGATCTTCCCTGAGGGACTTCAGACAGAA GCTGAGTTTCAGGCGTttgcgcatgcgctggcAGTTCTGCCAGGCAAAGCGCCTTTCGGCGGGCCTTACCTGCTGGCGAACATGACCGAGTTCGGTAGGACGCCGCTCACCCTTCTGACCACCTTCGAGCGCCTTGGATACCACGCGGTCATCTACCCCGTGTCTCCCCTTCGAGTTGCGATGAAAGGCATCAAA GAGATGCTTGTTGATCTGCGGAAGAACGGCTCTGTAGAGAACAGCATAGATAAAATGTATACGCGGCAG GAACTCTACAAGACTTTGAAGTACACTCCCGCTGAACTGTGGCAGTTTCCATCGCCGAGTTCAGCGAACGAGGAAAACTGA